Part of the Candidatus Binataceae bacterium genome, AGAGACAAGAAGGGGGATGATGCGACGCAGCGTTCTCATTTTGCTCGGAGTGCTCTCAACCACGAGTCTGCACCTGTTGCCGGCTGCGGCCGGTCAGTTTGACGGTCGATGGAACGTCACGCTCGCATGCCCTGATGGCCGGGATGGCTCGAAGGCGTTCAGCTGGCAGTTCAACGCCGACGTGACTAACAGTGTGATCCACGGCGAGCATGGTGATCAGAACCAGCCCGGTTGGATGTCGCTCGACGGCACTATCCAGAACAACGGCGACGCCAACCTCATGGCGACGGGCTTAACCGGCGGTGCCGCCTACAACCTCGGCCATACAGCCCACGGCATTCCGTATCAGCATCCGGTGACGGCACACTTCGACACCGCCCAAGGCAAGGGCCAGTGGGTAACCACGCGCGTCTGCCCGTTCACATTTACGAAGCTGTAGCATCGCTCGTCTTTCACCCGGATTACCGGGGGAACATGGATTCAAAAGAATCCGCGGTGAACTCAGTAAGACTTCCGGACGCGCGTCGGCTTCGACGTGAAATAACCGACGCGGAACAGAAGTTAGTACGGGGCGATCCGCGAGATTGCCCTGATTCCGATGGGCGGCGATCGCAGACCGTTCGCATATCCGGTCATCAATCGCGCCCACCTTGCGCGGGCGAGGCTATTCATGCGGCTTCGCGACGCGGATCTATGCTGATTTGCGGCTTGCGATCTACTCGCTCAGTGCGGAGTGCCGCAGAGCGTGCCGTTTTGATCACATTGCGACGTGATGCCTCGCTTCTGCTGGCTCTGCACGAGATCGTAAATCGCGTCGTTGGTTTGCTTGTTGGCATTGCAGTCGCATAGCTGGCTTGCGCAGCAACTGCATCCTGCGGCTTCCTCAGTCTTGGCGATCTCGCTGATGTCGCATGCGCCGAGCACGTGGCCGTCGGCCGTGAGGCCGTTGCACGCCGTCTGCGACAGATCGCGATCGTCGCACTGCGCGGTGCATAGCGTCGAGTCGCAGGTGTAGCCCGCCTCGATACCCTTGGCGTTACGGCAGGTCCTGTACTCCTCGCAGACCTTTTTGCAGTTCACGCCCGCGGGCGGCGGTGGAATCAGCTGCGGCAGCAGTGGGCATCCTGCCGGACCGGGAGCGTCGGGGTAGCATCCGGTGGTCGTGGGCGCCGTGCCGGTCAGGCTCGGATTATAAGCCGCCGACCACACCAGGTCGTTGCTGAGCGTGCATTGCTGCTCATCGAGGCCCAGTTGATACGGGCCGTCGTAAATCGGACATGAGCACTGCACGAGCCCGGTCTTGTCGGTGTCGCGATTGCGGTAGCATGGCGCCGTCATGCATCCGGCATAGGGCTCGGCCTGCGCGCAGTTGGTCGAGCCGATGCCGTTAGTCGGGATGCAATCGAAGCTGAAAGTTGACACCATGTCAGCGCCGGGAATCAGGTTATTGTTGTTGATATAGGTGCAGACCGGTGCGCGGTTGGGCTTGCCCGAGCATTGGCTGCCGTCGGCGCCGCATACGGCGACAGTTTGCAGGTAAACGAAGTAGTTCAGGATGGAATTTAGATCGACGAAGTAGGTGCCGTAGGGAATCTCGTAGCAGTTGCAGTTGGCGAATTTGCCGTCGAGGGTCAGCTCGCACGACAAGTTGGCCGCCGCGTTCGGCCCCGAATAGTAACAGAGAGCGTACGGACCGCCTTTGCATTGGATGAAGTTTGAATTTTCGAGCAGCACGTCGGCATAAGCGGGAATCGGCATGCATTCGCTGCCGGTGCATCCGACCGGGAGGTCGGTCGTCGCAAAGAGCGGGCTGTTCCAGAAGACGAACGTATTGGGAACGAAGTGGACTTGCTGGCCGAACGAACCGCTCGGGGTTGGCAGCAGATCGAGGAGCGGGTTGCGTCCCGATCCCAGGAGTTGCGCGCGTGCCGCCCCGGGCGCGATCGCGAGCAGCAGAGCCGCCAGGCACAGCCACCACAGACTCCGCACGCTGCCAGAGTGACGCATTGCAACCTCGCTTTTGCGCTTCGCGCCTGAAACAAATTGCACGTTCGATGTTGTAATCCTTCAATCTGATCGCAAAGTCAATCTTTTTGTCATGAAACCGCTGGCCCCGAATCGGCTGGTGCAGCACCATCGCTCATCAAATACAATCGAAGCCGTGAGAGCGCCAAAACATCCCCTTCGCCGGCGCAGATTCGGCGCTGGCTTCCTGTTGATCGCATCTATTGTGACGGGTGCGGGATGGCCGTCGTCCCCACGTGAGATGGCATTCGCGGCCACCGCTAGCCCGCAACTGAAGCGCGTGCTCGATGGCATCCAGCACCGCTACCAGGATACGCAATCGTTCTCGGCCTCCTTCAATGAGGTGATCGAGGCCGTAGGATCGAGCAAGCGCGAGCGCTCGGGCACGATGTATCTGCAGAAGCCGGGCAAGATGCGCTGGAACTTCAAGCAGCCCGACACCGAGACGATCGTGAGCGACGGCACGACGCTCTACAACTACGATCCCGACCTCGAGCAGGTTATAGAGACTCCTCTCAAGCAGGCGCTCGCGTCGAGCAGCGCGGCGGCCTTTCTGCTCGGAGCCGGCAGTATCGAGCATGAGTTCACTGCCACGATGCTGCCTGATACGGCCTCCGGCGGGGTGACGCGCGTGCAGCTCGTGCCGAAGGTCGCAGGCAATCAGATCGATCTCAGCGTCGATTCGAAGACCTACGACATCGTTGCGCTTACGCTCAAGGATCAGCTCGGCAACACGACCGCGATTTCGTTCACCGATATCAAGCACAACGCGCCGATGTCCGACGCGCTGTTCGTATTCAAGGTGCCGCCCGGCGCCGATATCGTTACCGCGCCGCCGCCGCAGTAATCGTTCTGAAATATTTGGGACGAATCTTGCATTCCATTGATTGCCTCGCTTTGAGGCGGCGAGTACATATATAGCCCCTCAGCTTTTCGCTGCGTAAGATGGAAAAAGTTCACCTACTCAGCTTGGGCTGCCCCAAGAACCTCGCCGACAGCGAGTTGATGCTTGGTGCGCTGGTCCGCGCCGGTTTTGAGATCACGCTCGACCCGGACGAGGCCCAGGTGCTGCTGGTGAATACCTGCGCTTTCATCGAGTCGGCAAAGAAGGAATCGCTCGATGCGATTCTCGACGCGGCCGAAACCAAGCGCCGCGGGCACGGCAAGCGGCTGGTCGTCGCGGGATGCCTCTCGCAGCGCTATGGCGAAGAGTTGCGCGCCTCGATGCCCGAGGTCGATGTATTCGTCGGCACCGGCAATTTTCTCGATTTGCCAGAGCTGTTGCGCCAGACCGAGGCGCCTGAGCATCGCGAGCTCGCGTATGCCGGTGCCGCCCATCTGCTGCCGACCGCCGCCGCGCCCAGAATTACAACCGGCGCATTCTTCTCCTCGTACTTGAAGATTTCAGAAGGCTGCAATCACAAATGCGCCTTTTGCATTATTCCAAAGATTCGCGGCTTGCATGAAAGCCGCCCCGTCACGGATCTGGTCGCCGAGGCGCGCCGCCTTGCAGCCGAGGGGGTGCGGGAGATCAATCTTATCGCGCAGGATTTGACCGCCTACGGACGCGATCTCGCGCCGAAATCGTCGCTGGCCGGTCTGCTCCGAGCGCTCTCCGAAATCGACGAGCTGCGCTGGATACGCCTGCTTTATTGCTATCCGAATTTTGTCACTGACGAGCTGCTCGAGACGATCGCGGAGCTGCCCAAGGTCGTTAAGTATATCGACATCCCGCTACAGCATGCCGATGACGACGTGCTGCGCGCGATGCGTCGTGAGCGCTCGGCGGATGCGCTGCGCAGAATCCTCGAGCGTATCCGTACGAAGATTCCTGACGTCGTAATTCGGACTTCTTTCATCGTGGGATTCCCCGGTGAAACCGACGCCGGTTTCAAACGTCTAAGTGACTTCGTACGCGAGGAACAATTCGACCGTCTCGGCGTATTTACCTACTCGCGGGAAGAGAACACCGCCGCCTTCGATATGCCGCACCAGGTGCCCGAGAAGGTGAAGCGCGAGCGGCGCGCCGAGCTGATGAAGATGCAGTCGGAGATTTCGCTCAAGAAGAATCGCGCGCTGGTCGGCGGCGAGACTGAGCTGCTGGTCGAGAGTGCGATGCCGGGCCGTGGGGCCAGGCTGCGTGCGCGGACCCCGGGGCAGGCCCCCGAGATCGATGGCACCGTGTTCCTGACCGGCGATGCGCAGCCTGGTGACTTTGTGCGTGCACGGATAGACAAGGCGCTAAGCTACGACCTGCACGCGAGCGTGATCGCCGAGAGTGTTCAATAGTTTGAGAGGAGTTTCGCTTAAGATGCCCAAGAAACCAGCCGCCACGAACCGCAAGAAGTTTCTGGCCAACGTGCGTGAGCATCTGCTGGAAACCAAGGCCAGACTGCGTGACGAAATCGATTCCGAGCTCAAGGCCGAGCGCGAAGGCAACAAGGACGAGGGCATGGATGCCTACGACCTCGCCTCGGAAGAGCGCGATCGCGAGATCAACTTTATCCTGTCGGATCGTGAGCGCGTGAAGCTCAAGCAAATCGACGACGCGCTGGCGCGCCTCGACGATGGATCGTACGGCGTGTGCGATTCGTGCGGTCTGGAGGTCGCCGAGGAGCGGCTCCATGCGATGCCGTTCACGCGCCTGTGCCGCGATTGTCAGCAGGATATGGAGCGCGAGGCCAAGTCGCAGCGCCGCTTCGACGACGAGCGCAACACCTATCGCAAGCTCGGTTCGACCGACGCCGACGAAGAGAACGGCTGAGCTCGAATCCGCTCTGCCGTTCTCGCAGTGGATCCGCGCCGCAGTCGCGGCGATCCCTGCTTCTTTGACCTTCCTTCATTTGTTTGACAATCCGCTTAACCGGGCGTATCGCGTCTGGGCGTGTGAGAAGAGAAAAAGCCTCACCACGAAGGGCACAAAGGCACGAAGTCAGACCGTAGCAGGCGCAGCCAAAAGAGACTTTCTGCTCGAACATACTTTGTGCCTCAGTCCTTGGTGGTGAGGCTCTTTTGTTCAGCTCATCGTTGAGGAACATTTCTATGACCTTCGCTAATACCGAGATTGACGAATTGGTTTCGCTCGAGCGCGGCGAGATCGACCGCCGCATCTACAACAATCCCGAAATCTTCGAGCTCGAGATGCAGCGGATCTTCGGCCGCGCCTGGCTGTTTCTATGTCATGAGACGCAAATCCCCGAGCCCGGCGATTTTTTCCAATCAGTGATGGGCCGCGACAACGTCCTCGTCGTGCGGCAGAAAGATGGCTCGATAAAGGCGATGCTCAACACCTGCGCGCATCGCGGCAACGCCGTATGCCGCGCCGAGGAGGGCAACGCGAGAAGCTTCCTCTGCACCTATCACGGCTGGTCGTACGGCATCGACGGGCGCCTCAACGGCGTCCCCGGCCTGAGAGACTTCTACCAGGGCGAGCTCGATAAGTCGCAGCACGGCCTCGCGCAAGTCGCGCAGGTGGCCAACTACAAGGGCTTTGTCTTCGGCACTCACGACGCCTCGGCGCCGCCGCTCGAGGAATACCTCGGCGCCACGGGCCGGCTTTCGCTCGACTCGATCGCGCTGCGCGGCGACATGGAAGTCGTGCCCGGGATCCAGAAATTCGTCATCGAATGCAACTGGAAAATCGCCGTTGACAATCTGTTTGACTGGTATCACCCGCAGATAACTCACGCGTCGGCATTCCAGCCTGACGTTATTCCTTCAGGCGACGCGAATATGCGCACTGAAGAAAAGATCGATCTCAGCGGCGTGAACATGCAAAGCGGCGCCAACCTGGAACTGTCCGGCACCGGAATCGTCGGCGCGAAATTCGACCAGGTCGTCGTGCTCGGCGAATTCGGCCATGCGATCGGCGGCCCGACCAGATCGTCGAGCGGGCATTTCGAGTTCGATCCGGGCTGGCGCGATACGCCGCGCGCGCGTGAAGTGCTTGGCCCCGTGGGAATAAACGTCGCCGGCCATCCGAATATCTTTCCCACCGCATGGGCTACGGTGACACAGCCGCAGATCTCGCTGCGGATTCCGCGCGACCCGAGCCATACGGAGATCTGGTGGTTCACCTTCGTGGACCGCAACCTGCCGCGCGAGATGCGCAACTTCATGGTCACGACGGCCAGCCGCATCTTCGGCCCCGCCGGCGTGCTCGAGCAGGAAGACGGCGAGAATTGGGCGCAGGCCACCGCGCAGTCGCGCGGCCTCGCGAGCCAGCGCATGAAGCACCTGCTGAACATGGGACTCGGCCGCGGCAAGATCATCAAGGAAGGCGGGCTCTCGCGAATCGAAGGCCTCACCAGCGAATACGCGCAGCTCTGGACCTATCATTCGTGGGCGCAGTGGATGAAGGGGCTCGACTGGAACGAGCTGAAGCAGGCGACCACGCCGGGCGATCGCATCTGAAGGAGCCGCTCGATGTCTGAGGCAGAAACGAAATCGCGCGAAGAGCGCATCGATGCGATGTTGCGGCATTTCGAAGTTGAGCGCTTCTACTATGACGAGGCGGCTCTGCTCGACGCGCATCGCTATGACGAATGGCTCGCGCTCTTCAGCGACGATGCTCGCTACTTCATGCCGATCAGGCGCACCCGCACTCAGCGCGAGATGGACAAGGAGTTTACCAGGCCGGGCGAGATGGCGTTCTTCGACGAGACCAAGATGCTGCTCGCGGGCCGGATCTCGAAGCTCAAGAGCGGGCGCTCGTGGGCTGAGGATCCGCCCTCGCGCACCAGGCACATGATCACGAACGTTCGTATCGTGAAAGACGACGGCCGCACGCTCGAAGTCGAATCGAACTTCCACCTCTATCGCACGCGGCTCAATTCCGAGGAGACATCCTGGATAGGCTCGCGGCACGACGTGTTGCGCCGAGTCGGCGAATCCTTCCAGATTGCGGACCGCAAGATCTTCCTCGAACAGACCGTGCTCCTCTCGCGCAACCTCAGCAACTTCTTCTGATATCGCGCGGTAAACCACACCGCGCGAGATTCGTATAATAAAGAGGGACGTAGTCCCGCGAGGATTGCCGGTTGCGTTGTTGCGCACATTTGTCGGCCAGCCTGGCGAAGATACTGCTGGCGATGCTGTGCCTCGGTTGGCTCGGCGGATGCGGCAGCATGCCCGATGCGCTCGCGTTGATTCACGATCGTGAGACCTATCGGCGGCCGAAGGTCGAGAACGCCGAAGGACCGCTCACGTATGACCAAAGCGCGGCAATCATAAAAGCGCTGGAGGCCCGCAGTCACGACACCGATATGCTTCAGCGCCATCTCGCGTTCGAGCAGGCGATCGCCGGAAGCCCGCTCACGGTCGGCAACAGCGTGACGCTGCTCAAGGATGGGCCCACGACTTATCGCGCGATGTTCGCGGCGATCGAGGGCGCATCACACAGCATCAACCTCGAGACCTACATTTTCGACAGCGACGAAATTGGCGGGCAGTTCGCGCATGCGCTCATCGTGAAGCGGATGCAGGGCGTGCAGGTGAACGTGCTGTATGACGGCTTCGGCTCGATCCTGACCAAATCGGCCTTCATCGACAACATGCGCAACAACGGTATCAAGGTCGTCGAGTTCGACCCGGTGAACCCTTTTGCGGCACGAGGTTCATGGGCGCCGACTCATCGTGACCATCGAAAACTCCTGGTCATCGACGGCAAGACCGCATTCGTCGGGGGGATCAATATCTCGGGCGTCTATTCCGGCGGCCGGCGCCTGAGCCTCAAGAAAACCTCCGCGCAGGAGATCGTCAAATCGTGGCGCGATACTGACGTCGAGGTCCACGGACCTGCGGTTTCGGAGTTTCAGGAATCTTTCATGGAAAATTGGCGGGAGCAGGGTGGCGAGCGCCTCGATTTCAACGATTATTTTCCGGCGCTCGAGCCCGCCGGGCCCGAGATCGTGCGCGTGCTGTGGAGCTCGCCCGAGGAGTTCAGCACGATCTACGTCACGATGATCTCGGCGATTCGCAACGCGGAGAAAAACGTTTTCATTACCGACGCCTATTTCGCGCCGGGCGATCAAATGCTCGAGTCATTGGAAGACGCGGCGCGGCGTGGAGTCGACGTGCGCCTGCTGCTGCCCGGCAAAAGCAACGAGCCTCTGATCGGTGCCGCGGCCAGATCGCATTTTGCCGAGCTGATGGACGCGGGCGTGAAAATCTACCTGTACCAGGGCAAGATGCTGCACGCGAAAACCGCGACAATCGACGGTGTCTGGTCCACCGTCGGCTCGTCAAATCTCGACTGGTGGAGCATCGCCCGCAATGACGAGATCAACGCCGTTGTGCTGAGCGTCCGATTCGGCGCGCAAATGGACGCGATGTTTGCCAATGACCTGGCACATTCTGACGAAGTTGATCCTGAGGATTGGCGGCATCGTTCCATCGTTGAGCGAGCTCACGAGTCCGTCGCGCGCCTGCTGCAGCCGATGTTGTAAGAAATTTCCAGCGCGAAGGGATACGCTATCGCTAGCTTGGGCGTCCATGCGGGAGTTGAAGCTCGCGGAAGCACATTCGATGCCATCTGCCGCGCGACGCCCTGTCCTTTACCGGACGCTCTAAACATAGCATCCTTAGCGGTACACCAACGCCAACAACTCAGGAGCGCTTAGCTACTACCTCTTCATGAGAATCTTCACCGACTACGCCGGACCAGCCGGCGATTCCGCCGATACGTCCGAGCGTATTCGCACCAACCTGTCGAGTGTCAAAGCGGTCATCGCTATCGCCAGCGCCAAAGGCGGCGTCGGTAAGAGCACTCTCGCGGTGAATCTCGGCGCGTCCCTCGCGCTGAAAGGGCGCAAAGTCGCCATTG contains:
- the lolA gene encoding outer membrane lipoprotein chaperone LolA, giving the protein MIASIVTGAGWPSSPREMAFAATASPQLKRVLDGIQHRYQDTQSFSASFNEVIEAVGSSKRERSGTMYLQKPGKMRWNFKQPDTETIVSDGTTLYNYDPDLEQVIETPLKQALASSSAAAFLLGAGSIEHEFTATMLPDTASGGVTRVQLVPKVAGNQIDLSVDSKTYDIVALTLKDQLGNTTAISFTDIKHNAPMSDALFVFKVPPGADIVTAPPPQ
- the rimO gene encoding 30S ribosomal protein S12 methylthiotransferase RimO, whose product is MEKVHLLSLGCPKNLADSELMLGALVRAGFEITLDPDEAQVLLVNTCAFIESAKKESLDAILDAAETKRRGHGKRLVVAGCLSQRYGEELRASMPEVDVFVGTGNFLDLPELLRQTEAPEHRELAYAGAAHLLPTAAAPRITTGAFFSSYLKISEGCNHKCAFCIIPKIRGLHESRPVTDLVAEARRLAAEGVREINLIAQDLTAYGRDLAPKSSLAGLLRALSEIDELRWIRLLYCYPNFVTDELLETIAELPKVVKYIDIPLQHADDDVLRAMRRERSADALRRILERIRTKIPDVVIRTSFIVGFPGETDAGFKRLSDFVREEQFDRLGVFTYSREENTAAFDMPHQVPEKVKRERRAELMKMQSEISLKKNRALVGGETELLVESAMPGRGARLRARTPGQAPEIDGTVFLTGDAQPGDFVRARIDKALSYDLHASVIAESVQ
- a CDS encoding TraR/DksA family transcriptional regulator, yielding MPKKPAATNRKKFLANVREHLLETKARLRDEIDSELKAEREGNKDEGMDAYDLASEERDREINFILSDRERVKLKQIDDALARLDDGSYGVCDSCGLEVAEERLHAMPFTRLCRDCQQDMEREAKSQRRFDDERNTYRKLGSTDADEENG
- a CDS encoding Rieske 2Fe-2S domain-containing protein, which encodes MTFANTEIDELVSLERGEIDRRIYNNPEIFELEMQRIFGRAWLFLCHETQIPEPGDFFQSVMGRDNVLVVRQKDGSIKAMLNTCAHRGNAVCRAEEGNARSFLCTYHGWSYGIDGRLNGVPGLRDFYQGELDKSQHGLAQVAQVANYKGFVFGTHDASAPPLEEYLGATGRLSLDSIALRGDMEVVPGIQKFVIECNWKIAVDNLFDWYHPQITHASAFQPDVIPSGDANMRTEEKIDLSGVNMQSGANLELSGTGIVGAKFDQVVVLGEFGHAIGGPTRSSSGHFEFDPGWRDTPRAREVLGPVGINVAGHPNIFPTAWATVTQPQISLRIPRDPSHTEIWWFTFVDRNLPREMRNFMVTTASRIFGPAGVLEQEDGENWAQATAQSRGLASQRMKHLLNMGLGRGKIIKEGGLSRIEGLTSEYAQLWTYHSWAQWMKGLDWNELKQATTPGDRI
- a CDS encoding aromatic-ring-hydroxylating dioxygenase subunit beta, with amino-acid sequence MSEAETKSREERIDAMLRHFEVERFYYDEAALLDAHRYDEWLALFSDDARYFMPIRRTRTQREMDKEFTRPGEMAFFDETKMLLAGRISKLKSGRSWAEDPPSRTRHMITNVRIVKDDGRTLEVESNFHLYRTRLNSEETSWIGSRHDVLRRVGESFQIADRKIFLEQTVLLSRNLSNFF
- a CDS encoding phospholipase D-like domain-containing protein, whose protein sequence is MLCLGWLGGCGSMPDALALIHDRETYRRPKVENAEGPLTYDQSAAIIKALEARSHDTDMLQRHLAFEQAIAGSPLTVGNSVTLLKDGPTTYRAMFAAIEGASHSINLETYIFDSDEIGGQFAHALIVKRMQGVQVNVLYDGFGSILTKSAFIDNMRNNGIKVVEFDPVNPFAARGSWAPTHRDHRKLLVIDGKTAFVGGINISGVYSGGRRLSLKKTSAQEIVKSWRDTDVEVHGPAVSEFQESFMENWREQGGERLDFNDYFPALEPAGPEIVRVLWSSPEEFSTIYVTMISAIRNAEKNVFITDAYFAPGDQMLESLEDAARRGVDVRLLLPGKSNEPLIGAAARSHFAELMDAGVKIYLYQGKMLHAKTATIDGVWSTVGSSNLDWWSIARNDEINAVVLSVRFGAQMDAMFANDLAHSDEVDPEDWRHRSIVERAHESVARLLQPML